The sequence TAAATGTTTCTGCGACTTGGAAATTGAAATCACGATCAGCGCCACGCCCGACAAATGTCGGCCAAACACGATGGTCTCTTTTCCTAAATTTCACTTTTTCCAAAATTTCTCGTTTGAAAAGGGGACTGTTCCCCGCGCAGGGGTATGGGTCAAGGGATCTGAAGAAAAGTTTGTTTATAAATCTGAGCTGTTTTATGCGGAAAGGGACGAGAGAGTGTAAGTTCCCAAATAGTGACATGGCGATTCCTTTTGTCCGCTGTCTAAGCTTCTCTATTTCCTTCGGGTTCATAACGGCATCAGGATGATCTTTTAAAATTCTTTCGAAATCAAGTTTTTTGCCAGAAAGGGAAGGGTCGAATTTTTGCCAGTCGATACACACATGGTTTGAATCGTATTTTAATGCCAATTCATATTCGGTTTCGATCCTGTTTAAGAGCGAGACATCGTCTGCGTCTTGGAAAGTAATCCATTGGCCTTGAGCTTTTTCAAATCCGTAATTTCTGGCAATCCAGCCCGCGTTTATGTTTCTGCCTTGCTCATTGAATCTCTCCGGGTCGTCATACCTAAGGGGGTAATAAAAGACATTTCCCAATCCTTTGAATTTTTCTACAACCTCTTTTGTGCTGTCTTCGCTGTTGTCATCAATAACGATAATTTCCAGATTTTTATAGGTCTGATTCAGCATACTCCGTATGGCGCCTTCTATCGTCGCAGAAGAATTATGCGCCGGAATAATGACCGATATAAGGGGCTGGTTTTTATCGCCTAGCGTCATTTGGATCTATAATTTAAGAATATTATCAATAAAGCCGGCAAATGTCCTGCTAAACGCTTCTTTCGTGTGGTTTTTCCTCGCGAACGACCACACTTCGCGAGAGAGCTTTTTGA is a genomic window of bacterium containing:
- a CDS encoding glycosyltransferase family 2 protein; this encodes MTLGDKNQPLISVIIPAHNSSATIEGAIRSMLNQTYKNLEIIVIDDNSEDSTKEVVEKFKGLGNVFYYPLRYDDPERFNEQGRNINAGWIARNYGFEKAQGQWITFQDADDVSLLNRIETEYELALKYDSNHVCIDWQKFDPSLSGKKLDFERILKDHPDAVMNPKEIEKLRQRTKGIAMSLFGNLHSLVPFRIKQLRFINKLFFRSLDPYPCAGNSPLFKREILEKVKFRKRDHRVWPTFVGRGADRDFNFQVAETFKKSFAFKIPLYLWRVKNQNEKYDEYEKYLT